Genomic DNA from Deinococcus multiflagellatus:
AGGACAGCGGTGAAGTCGAATTCCTCTTCATGGGTGTCAGCGGGTTCAGGGGGTGCGAGGCGGCGCAGGGCCTCGTCGTCCAGGGCGGCAATCAAGTCCCCCCGGTACCGGGTGCCTTTGCTCCGGGCGTCGGCCACCATCTGGCGCAGCTGCTCGGCAGGGATGTTGAGCCATTCGGCGCGGTAATCGAATTCCGAAATCAGCTCGGGCACTGTGGTCTTCATGCCCCGGAGGGCCCCCACGATCACGGCCAGCGCCGCGCTGCCCGCCGCCGCGCCCGGAATGTTTTCCGTGCTGGTGGCGCCGTGTTTCTGAGCTGCTGGCGACTGAGCTGAACCCGTGACCGAAGGTGCGTCCGCTCCATCCGCCCCGTGAGGGGCGTCAGCGCCACCGGCGCTGCCCTGCTGAGCGTGTCGCCCTTCCTGGTCCTGACCGGCAGCCGCCGCAGCGGAAGTGTCCGGGTTGGCTTCCCCTGCTGCTGCTGTTGGTTCTTCTTTTGGTTCTAAGGTTCTTGGCGGTTCGGGTGAAACGGGCTTCACCCTTTCGGCGCTGGATTTCACCCTTTGCGCAGAATTTTTCACCCTTTCTGCGCTAGATTTCACCCTTTCCAGCAGGGTCAAAAGTTTCACCCTTTCTGCGCTGGATTTCACCCTTTCGGCCTGCTCGGTCAGCTCTTGAATCAACCGGGCGGCGGTCGCTGGCGGGATGACCCAGTACGTGTTGGTGTTGCTCCGGCCTGTGCCGTAATCCACCAGCAGTTCGCCCAGAGTCTCCAGTTCGTGAATCAGGTTTTTCGCCTGGCGCTCGGTGACGTTGACTCGCCGGGCGACGCGGGCGAGTCCTGGCCAGCACCGGCCGTCCTCGCCCGCCTGCTCGGCCAGGACCACCATCACGCAGCGGGCGCTGCCCTTCGTGGTGCTGCTGTCCAGCACTTCGTTCAGCACGACGATGCTCATGCCGCTGCCGCCTTCCGGCTGCGGGGCTTCCGGGTTGTGCTGGCCTTCCGCCCCCGCTTGGACGCCACCGGGGCGGGCGTGGCCACCTCGGGCAGGGCGCGCGCCACGTGCCGCCAGCGCAGGGCCAGCAGCACGTACGGCAGGGCGTGCGGCAAGGTCTGTTGGAAATACCGGCCCCGCACCTCGGCGCGCAGGTCCTCTAGGTCCGCGCCTTTGAGGTAGTCGCGCCGGACGGCGATAACAGTGGCCCGCTGAAACCACGGATCCCAGAAGATGCACCAGAAATCCACGAGGCCCAGCAGCCCA
This window encodes:
- a CDS encoding helix-turn-helix domain-containing protein: MSIVVLNEVLDSSTTKGSARCVMVVLAEQAGEDGRCWPGLARVARRVNVTERQAKNLIHELETLGELLVDYGTGRSNTNTYWVIPPATAARLIQELTEQAERVKSSAERVKLLTLLERVKSSAERVKNSAQRVKSSAERVKPVSPEPPRTLEPKEEPTAAAGEANPDTSAAAAAGQDQEGRHAQQGSAGGADAPHGADGADAPSVTGSAQSPAAQKHGATSTENIPGAAAGSAALAVIVGALRGMKTTVPELISEFDYRAEWLNIPAEQLRQMVADARSKGTRYRGDLIAALDDEALRRLAPPEPADTHEEEFDFTAVLNSAPLDGNRRRP